The Flavobacteriales bacterium genome includes a region encoding these proteins:
- a CDS encoding 4-hydroxyphenylpyruvate dioxygenase → PVVDRPTMFFEIIQRKGAQSFGKGNFKALFEAIEREQGNRGTL, encoded by the coding sequence ACCTGTTGTAGATAGACCAACCATGTTCTTTGAAATTATTCAACGAAAAGGAGCGCAATCCTTTGGTAAAGGAAACTTCAAAGCCCTATTTGAAGCTATCGAAAGAGAGCAAGGCAATAGAGGTACTTTGTAA